A window of Parcubacteria group bacterium ADurb.Bin159 genomic DNA:
TAGACGACGCCAAAAACCTTGCTGATGGCGGCGGCGAATAAGACAAGACCGGTTAAAAGGCTCAACCCCCAGCTTGGTTTGTCAATCAGCTTTAGCAAAAGGTAAACCGAGGCGGCAACAAAGAAAGTGAGCCCCAAATCGACTAAAAAAAGCGGCGTTTGGGTGATAAAAAACGGCGCGGTGGCCAAAAAAACCAAGGCTGTTAAGGCTATTTGGCGGTTAAAAAGCCGCCGGCCAACTTGGTAGGTAAAGAAAAAAATGCCGGCGACAAAAAATAAATTTCCCAAAAGGATTGTCCCCTGCCCTTCGCCAAAAAGCCAATAGGTAATCCCTCGGAAAAAGGAAATTAGAGGCATATTAAAATAGCAGGAAAAGCTTCCCCAGTTGGTCCAAAAAGCCTTCAAGCCATTTTCCACGAAGTATTTGGCCTCCCGTTGGTAAAGGCCATAGTCGGGGTTGGTTTGGACGGTAAAAAAGAGGCCAAAAGAGGAAAGGAAAAGAAAAGCGATTAGCAAAATTTTCTTTGCCTTTGGACTAATTTGCTTTTTTGTTTTAAAATAGAGCTTGTCGAGCAAAAAGAGGACCGCCAGAACCAAAGGGAAAGCCAAAAGCGGCCGCCAAAGGGGGGCGTAGTTTCGAAAAAGCATCTCGCGGGGCACGGTAAACCCCGAACCGTGGTTGATAAGCCAGATATTGAAAAGAAAGATGGGAAAAAAGAAAAGTAAATAAGCCAACACTTTAAAAAAATTATAGCACCATAAAATGAAGGAAAAAATCTCCGCTTATCTTTTTAGCCTTCTTCCCAATTCTCCCACCAAGAAAAGGCTTTATGAAAATTTTATTTCCCTTTCCTTGCTTCGCGGGATAACCTATCTTTTTCCTCTTTTTACTCTTCCTTATCTGGTGCGGGTTTTGGGGCCGGAAAAATACGGTCTGGTAGCTTTCGCCCAAGCCTTTGCCAATTATTTCAATATCTTAACCGATTATGGCTTTAATATGTCGGCAACAAGGGAAATTTCCATTGAAAGGGAGGATAAAAATAAAGTTTCGCAAATTTTTTCTTCAGTGTTAAGCATTAAATTTTTGCTTTTTATCTTCAGCCTGATAATTTTTACGACCATTGTTTTTTTTATCCCCCGTTTTGCCGCCGATAAGGCCGTTTACTTTTTTTCTTTTCTTTTGGTTTTGGGCAACACTCTTTTCCCGATTTGGTTTTTCCAAGGAATGGAGAAAATGAAATATATTACCTTTATCAGCACCTTGGCAAAGGTTTTTTTTCTGATTTGCGTTTTTGTTTTTATTAAAAGGCCGGATCAATATGCATTGGTTCCCCTCTTTGGCTCTTTGGGATCTCTAATTTCCGGTCTTGTGGCCCTTATTTTGGTTTTTAAAAGTTTTAAAATAAAGTTTATAATTCCTTCTTTGAAAGAGATGAAAACGCAATTAATAAGCGGTTGGCATTTTTTCACCGCTTCGTTTTTTACCACGATTTACACAAGTAGCAATACTTTTTTTATTGGTTTGGTTACCGGTAATAACGAACTGGTTGGTTATTTTGCCGGCGCGGAAAAAATAGTAGCCGCTTTCAGGGGTTTACTCTCGCCAATTTCTCAAACTGTTTACCCTTATTTCAGCAAATTATTTTATGAGTCTAAAGAAAAAAGTTTAGAAATACTTAAAAAAATGGGTCTTATTATTGGTTCTTTTTCTCTTGCGATCTCGATAATAATGTTTGTTTTAGCCCCTTTTATCAGCAGGGTTGTTCTCGGTGAAGAATTTTCAGCCTCAACTCCTCTAATTAGAATAATGTCTTTTGTTCCTTTTATTATCTCCTTGAGTAATATTTTTGCTATTCAGGGTCTTTTGGGCTTAGGAAAATCTAAAACCGTTTCTAAGATTATTGCCCTTGCTTCCATCGTTCACTTACCTGTCTTTGTTTTACTAACATTGTTTTTTTCAATTCAAGGGGCAGCAACGGCTATTGTTATAACCGAAAGTTTGATAACCGGTCTTTCCATTTACAATTTTAATAAAACTTGTAATACTAAAAAAAGACTTTTTTCATTATGAAATACGATTATTTAATTGTTGGGGCCGGTTTTTCAGGGGCAGTTTTGGCGGAAAGGCTATCGGGTATTGGCAAGAAAGTTTTGGTGGTAGAAAAAAGAAACCATATTGGGGGGAATTGCTATGATTTTTATAATAAAAACGGAGTGCTAGTTCACAAGTATGGTCCTCATTATTTTAGAACTAATTTCGACCAAGTGGTTGAATATCTTTCCCAATTCACCGATTGGTTGCCTCAAGAATTTAAGGTAAGGGCTTTTGTTAAAGGAGAATTATACCCTTTGCCTATAAACAGAGACACTCTTAACGCTTTTTTTAGGGTTAATTTAAAAACAGAAGAAGAAGCAGAAAAGTTCTTGGAAGAAAAAAAAGAGAAAATTAAAAACCCCCAAAACGCCGAAGAGCAAGTTTTATCCTTAGCCGGAAGAGAAATTTACGAAGCTTTTTTTAAAAATTATACTATTAAGCAATGGGGTATCCACCCCCAAAATCTTGACGCTTCGGTTACCGCCAGAATTCCCATTAGAACCAACGCCAACGATTGTTATTTTAATGATAAATTTCAGGCAATGCCAAAAGAAGGCTACACTAAGATTTTTGAAAAAATGTTCGAGAAGTGCAAGGTTCTTTTAGAAACCGACTATCGAGAAATTAAGAATAAAATTTCTTATGATAAACTGATTTATACGGGGCCTATTGATGCTTTTTTTAATTATAAATATGGTAAACTCCCTTATCGCAGTTTAAAAATAAAATTTGAAAACTATAAAAAAGAATTTTATCAAGATTGGGCGCAAATTAACTACCCCAACGATTATAAATTTACGAGGATTGTCGAGATTAAGCATGTTACAAAACAAAAAATACCTTGTACAACCATAAGCAAAGAATACCCAACTTGGGAAGGCGAACCGTATTATCCTGTTCCCAACCCAAATAACGAGAAGCTTTATCAAAAATATGAAAAAGAAGCTAAAAAGTTAAAAAATGTTTACTTTATTGGCAGGTTAGCCCAGTATAAATATTTAAATATGGATCAGGTGATAAAAAACGCTTTAGATTTTTTTAAAGAAATAATTAATAAAAACTAATAACTAGTTTTATGAGAATTAAAATTTTTTTTAAAAAGAGTTACTGGACTCTTAAAAAATTTATAATGGCCTCTCCTAAAGATAAGGTTTGGCTAATACTAAACAGCTATATTCCAAAATTGTCTTTAGCTTATCAACGCTGGTTTAATTTTAATGGAAAATTTGATTTTGAAAATAGAGCAAGGGGACAAAAAAAACTTCTTATTGTTGTAGCAGGTTACAAAGATTTTTTATGGGAAGTGGTTTTTGGAAGAATTAAAAAATTTCTAGACAACGATATTGATGTGTGTATTTTATCTCCTGGTCTCGTAGACAAGCGATTACAAAGCATTGCTAAAAAAAACAACTGGAGCTATTTAAGTACCAAAGAAAATAAATTATCTTTGGCTCAAAACATCGCCATTAAACTTCACCCTAAAGCCAAACTTATTTATAAACTTGATGAGGATATTTTTATCACTAAAAATTACTTTTCTAATCTAGAAAAAACACTTTTAAAAATCAAAAAAGATGACATTTATCATCCCGGCTTTGTTGCACCAGTAATTAATGTCAATGGTTTTACTTATATTCATTTCTTAAAGCAAATAAGCAAAGAAAAAGAATATTACCAAAAATTTGGAGAATTAAGGGTTGCCTGTATGGGAGTTAAAGCCCATTACGATCCGAAAGCGGGGATTTTTCTATGGGAAAAATCGCTTCCCTTAGACCAAATAGCAAAAAATTTTTCTAAAAATTATAACTACGTTGTAATCCCTCACAGATTTTCGATTGGAGCAATACTCTTTGAAAGAAAACTATGGGAAGAAATGGGCTTTTTTAAAGTAGCTCTAAAAGGCTCGCTTGGTTTAG
This region includes:
- the rfbX gene encoding putative O-antigen transporter, with translation MKEKISAYLFSLLPNSPTKKRLYENFISLSLLRGITYLFPLFTLPYLVRVLGPEKYGLVAFAQAFANYFNILTDYGFNMSATREISIEREDKNKVSQIFSSVLSIKFLLFIFSLIIFTTIVFFIPRFAADKAVYFFSFLLVLGNTLFPIWFFQGMEKMKYITFISTLAKVFFLICVFVFIKRPDQYALVPLFGSLGSLISGLVALILVFKSFKIKFIIPSLKEMKTQLISGWHFFTASFFTTIYTSSNTFFIGLVTGNNELVGYFAGAEKIVAAFRGLLSPISQTVYPYFSKLFYESKEKSLEILKKMGLIIGSFSLAISIIMFVLAPFISRVVLGEEFSASTPLIRIMSFVPFIISLSNIFAIQGLLGLGKSKTVSKIIALASIVHLPVFVLLTLFFSIQGAATAIVITESLITGLSIYNFNKTCNTKKRLFSL
- the rfbD gene encoding UDP-galactopyranose mutase precursor, coding for MKYDYLIVGAGFSGAVLAERLSGIGKKVLVVEKRNHIGGNCYDFYNKNGVLVHKYGPHYFRTNFDQVVEYLSQFTDWLPQEFKVRAFVKGELYPLPINRDTLNAFFRVNLKTEEEAEKFLEEKKEKIKNPQNAEEQVLSLAGREIYEAFFKNYTIKQWGIHPQNLDASVTARIPIRTNANDCYFNDKFQAMPKEGYTKIFEKMFEKCKVLLETDYREIKNKISYDKLIYTGPIDAFFNYKYGKLPYRSLKIKFENYKKEFYQDWAQINYPNDYKFTRIVEIKHVTKQKIPCTTISKEYPTWEGEPYYPVPNPNNEKLYQKYEKEAKKLKNVYFIGRLAQYKYLNMDQVIKNALDFFKEIINKN